The following are from one region of the Chanos chanos chromosome 10, fChaCha1.1, whole genome shotgun sequence genome:
- the cd28 gene encoding cytotoxic T-lymphocyte protein 4, which produces MIAHLVMLILCIPVGTGLRVTQLYRAVGSEGQAGVHCSFQSKVGPEELYVSLYKGMYGHQKICGGLINTTVPYIETQGEVRCRGELGQGWVNLTVYGLKGSDTDLYRCRVAVLYPPPYVRRFGNGTLVYIPDHEDDAENERVLSQSEREFTEW; this is translated from the exons ATGATTGCCCATCTTGTCATGCTGATTCTGTGTATCCCAGTAGGGACTG GTTTGCGTGTGACTCAGCTCTATCGAGCCGTGGGCAGCGAAGGCCAGGCAGGAGTGCATTGTTCATTCCAGTCTAAAGTTGGTCCAGAGGAGCTCTATGTCAGTTTGTACAAAGGCATGTACGGACATCAGAAGATATGCGGCGGCCTCATAAACACTACGGTACCTTACATTGAGACTCAGGGAGAGGTGCGCTGCAGGGGAGAACTGGGTCAAGGCTGGGTGAACCTAACCGTCTACGGCCTTAAGGGATCAGATACTGACCTTTACCGCTGCAGGGTGGCAGTGTTGTATCCACCACCCTACGTACGGAGGTTTGGTAACGGAACCTTGGTCTACATTCCCG ATCATGAAGATGATGCTGAAAATGAGAGAGTCTTGTCCCAAAGCGAGAGGGAATTCACTGAGTGGTGA